CCCCGGGGGATCAGGTCGTAAAGAGTCATTATCGTCCATTGGTTAAAGCAGAAAGCAGAAAGCTGAAAGCGGAAATATCTAAAAGGGCATGTTTTGAAAATGGACGGCTCCCCAACAACGAGCACGAGCGCGATGGCGGCAATTTCTTTCAGCTTTCTGCTTTCTCTAGTTAAGGCTTCCCTCTTCTCCGACCGCCTGCCATAAATTGCCGATGTTCAACATGCCCGGTTGGAGAAGCGCATCTGGCGCTGTTCTGGTTGCGGCAAGCCTCGCGGTTTTTGCCTCTGGCGGCCCGGAACGGCAGGTGCTGCCCGGGCATGTGCCGCCGGCGGTATCGAGGCTCAAGGTCCAGCGGGCATTGGCTGGCCAGGAGCGATTACAATTGGCTCTTGGTTTGCCACTGCGGGACAAAGCGGGCCTTACCAATTTCCTTCGAGACCTTTACAATCCAGTCAGCCCGCGTTATGGCCAATTCCTGACTGCCGAGCAGTTTACAGAGCGTTTTGGCCCGTCTTTGCCGGATTACCAAAGGGTCATCGAGTTCGCCAGGACCAATGGGTTCAGCGTGATGGCCACGCATCCCAATCGGCTCGTGCTCGATGTCACAGCGCCGGTGGCCGATATCGAGAAGGCTTTCGGAATCCGGCTCAATGTTTACCAGCACCCCAGTGAAGCGCGGACCTTTTATGCGCCGGACGCGAACCCTTCGGTGCCGGTTAGCGTGCCGATCCTCGATGTGAGCGGGCTGGATAATTTCGTTCTGCCCCATCCGATGGACCTCAAACCAGCGCCGTTGGACCAGGTTGTCTCGAACGCCACAGGGTCAGGGCCTGGCGGCGATTTCCTGGGAAGAGATTTCCGCGCCGCCTACGCCCCGGGCGTTTCACTCACTGGCGTGGGGCAGGTCATTGGCCTGTTTCAATTCGGGCCGTACTTTTCAAATGACATCCCTGTATATGAGCAAGCAACCGGCCTGCCCATCACGATCATCGTGACGAATGTCCTGCTGGACGGCTTTACCGGCGTCCCTGCGCCTGGGGCCGATGACGGGGAGGAAGCCCTCGATATTGAGATGGCGATGAGCATGGCCCCCGGGGCGGTGATTGTCGTCTATGAAGGCAACAGCGCGTACGACATTTTTAACCGGATGGCCACCGACAACCTCGCCAAACAGATGAGCTGTTCCTGGGGATTCAGCCCTCCGCCCTCTGGAATGGACAATATCTTTCTGGAGTTCGCCGCCCAGGGCCAAACCTTGTTCGTGGCCTCGGGTGACGGTGGCGCGTATAATTCTTCCCAAACCATTTTCTCTCCGGCCGACGATCCGAACATCACCTCGGTGGGAGGCACTTCGCTGACAACCAGCGGGGCGGGAGGTCCATGGCAATCGGAGAGCGCCTGGGGCGGCAGCGGCGGCGGTTGGAGCGCGGCTTACGCGATTCCAACCTGGCAGCAGGGGCTCAATATGAGCGCCAACCACGGCTCGACTACCCGGCGCAACCTGCCCGATGTGGCCATGCTGGCTGAACCGATGATATATTTTGTCTTTAAAAACGGCCAGAGCGGGACCGTGGGCGGCACCAGCGCCGCTTCGCCATTGTGGGGCGGTTTCATGGCCCTGGTTAATCAGCAGGCGGCGGCCAATGGGAAACCGCCTCTCGGTTTTTTAAACCCGGTCATTTATTCGCTCGGCCGGAGCGCCGGTTATGCCGCGAGCTTCCACGACATCACTGCCGGTCAGAACACCAATGCCGGAAGCCCGACGAATTATTATGCCGTTGCGGGCTACGATCTTTGCACCGGCTGGGGGACTCCCAATGGAGCCAACTTCATTAATGCCCTGGCGGGCCCCAACGATCCGCTGCAGATTACGCCCGGCATCGGGTTTGTCGCCGCCACGCCTTATGGCAGCCCATTCCGCCCGGTGAGCTTGGACCTGTCTCTAACCAATACCGGAACGGCCTCGTTGGATTGGTCACTTGGCAATACCTCCGTTTGGCTCAATGCCTCTTCACCAGGCGGCACGATTCCGGCAGGCGGGCCCGCGAGCGTGGTGACAGTGACCCTGAAGACGGCAACGGCAACCAACATGGTGGCCGGCAATTACTACGCCAACGTCTGGTTCACCAATCTTTCAAGCGGGATTGTGCAAAGCCGCTTGTTCACGCTGGTGGTGTCCTCGGCGAACTGGCCGCTCATGATGACCGGTTTTAATGCCGGTATCATCGTTCCAAATAACGCGACGCCGGCCAATCCCCAGGCCACTGGATTTGATATCGCAAACGGCTATTGTTTTTATCAAGCAGGCCTCAACACAAATTCCAGCGTTGCCAGCGGCAGCGGGGGGCAGGGTTTCCCCCAAAGCGGTTCATTTACGAGTCTGCTTGATAACATGACCGTCTTCCAGTTCGGCCCATACGGCGCTACAAACGCCCTGATGCTCGGTTACACTTACCCGAACTCCGGAACGCTTGCGCTGGCCAATCCGCAGTCCTTTAACTCACTGGCGATTCTTGCCGCGTCGGCTAATGCGAATTCAAGCAGCCTGGGCGCGTTGGTGGTTCATTTCACTGATGGCACTTCAAGCCAGTCCTTTAATCTCAACGCGCAGGATTGGTACAATGCCACTGGCAATGTCGCCCTCGAGGGTTTTGGCCGCCTCAAGCTCGGGACGAATCCCTTTTCGACCGAGAACCCAGGCGCCTACAATCCGAGCCTGTATCAGACGACAGTCAACCTCGCGGCGCTGGGACTCAACCAACCGGTCGCCTCCATCACATTCACCAAACCGACGGGTGGGACCACTTTGGACACAGCAGTGCTGGCGGTCAGCGGGGCCATCATGCCGGCCGAGGTCAACATCACCCAGCAGCCGCAATCGATAACCAACACCGTGGCCTCGCAAGGCGTGACGTTCGCTGTGACAGCCATGGGCGAGGCAGCATTGGCTTATCAGTGGTACTTCAGCCCCAGTGGATACCCGGGTACGTACGCAACGATGAGTGGTCAGAACAGTGCCAGCCTGGCGCTCAATCCCGTCCTGACTACCAATAATGCCGGCAGCTACTACGCGGTGGTCACCAACAGCTATAACGCTGTGGCCAGTGCCGTCGCGACGCTCACCATCTTCAGAGCGCCGGTGATTACCCGGCAGCCTGCGCCCGCCAATCTGGCGTTATTTGCCGGTCAAACTCTTCGGCTCACTGTGGCGGCCAATGCCGCACAACCGCTCGCGTATTCCTGGAATTTCAACGGAACGGCAATTGCCGGCGCAAACTCGGCCAGCTATGCACTCACGCCCGTCCAAACTATCAATTCAGGGATTTACAGCGTTGTGCTGACGAATGCCTTCGGCGCAGTAACCAGCAGTCCGGTGTCTCTGGTTGTTCAGGCTGCGCCAACTTATCCCTTGGCCCAGGCTGTGCTGGCAGACCACCCGATTGCTTATTGGCCTCTGGATGAACTCAGCGGAGCGGTGGCCCACGATTATGTCGGCGGAAAGAATGGCGTCTATAGCCGGGTCCTGCTCAACCAGCCTGGGGATAATTTGATCGATACGCGCCCCGCCGCGCGATTCGGCGGACTATCTTCGTACAACAGTTGCGTCACAAACATCCCCATCGATTTCGCGACTTCGGCCAACGCCGCGTTCTCAGTCGAGGCCTGGGTCAACGGGGGGGCTCAGAATAACGACAACGGGCTGGTCACTAAAGGCACAGGGGCCGGAGGCGAACAGTTCAACCTGGACTGCGGCGCAGCCAATCATGGTTTCCGGTTTTTTGTACGAGATGCCGGGGGCGGTGCGCATCTGGCCAACGGCTCGGCTATCCCCAATAACAAATGGCGCCACCTGGTGGGCGTGTGCGACGAAATCAACGCAAAAGTCATTCTTTATGTGGATGGCGTCTCGAACGCCAGCGGCACAATCACCGCCGGCAGCGGCTTGCTCGCCTCGGTCAATCCAGCCAGCATCGGTTCCCGGCAATCCGGAGCGGCAACGGCTTATGACCTGCAGTTTGTGGGGACGATGGAAGAAGTAGCGGTTTACAATTACGCCCTGAGCGCGACGCGGGTGCAGGCCCACTTCAAAGCGGCGACGAATCGGCCCCCGGTTTGGTCTGTGAATCCGTTTAGCCAGCCGGCCTTGGATGCCGGCCAAGGTATTTCAGGCACGGTTTCGACGAACGCCTCGGACCCGAATGGCGACGCCATCACATTCGCCAAAGCTAATGGACCCGGTTGGCTCAGCGTTGCCGCCAATGGGACGCTTTCGGGCACGCCACTTTCAGCCGACATCGGCACCAATGTTTTCCTGGTGAGCGCCACGGACCCTGGCGGATTGAGCAGCACCGCCACTCTCGACATTGCGGTTAATCCGGGGCCGCCGATCAATGCCGCCTTTTCCCTCGAAACCACGAATCTGTTGCTGAGCTGGAACGGAGGGATTGGACCTTATAGCATCCAGATGGCTACCAACCTGGATAATCCGAATTGGCAAACCATCCTGACGATGTTCAGCGCAACCAATTTGGTCTTAACCCCCAGCAACGCCGCGGGATTTTACCGGATCATAGGACAATAGAGCTGGGACTCATGAGCCATGAGACCATACCAAAAGCGGTAAAGGACTAAGAGGACTACCGCAGTCCAAGACGCTGCGAGCGCTCAATGATCAGCGTTGCGGATTGGATAATCTGGCGGATTCCACTTTGCGCCAGGCGCGCTCGCGGCGTTCCGTTTCAGAACGCAACAGGTCCTCTGCTGACCAGCCTTTGGATTGGGCGCAGGTGACCAACTCGAACAGCTCGTTGGCTAACCGGCGCCGAGAACGGTTGGCTACGGGTGCCGCAGGCGCCAGATTGGCCCGGCGCGCCTTCTTCACCAGCTTTTCAGCCCGCATCAGAGCAGGAAGATGTTTGGGGATTCCATCGAGAACCGAAGGCCGCGCGCGAACCGTCCCGTGCTTCTCGGCACGTTTGATCTTGTCCCAATTGGCCCAGACTTCATCCACATCCTTGACCTGGGCATCGCCAAATACATGCGGATGGCGCCGGACTAATTTGTCAGCAATGTGCCGCGTGACGTTTTCAAAATCAAAAGCGCCCCGTTCCCGGGCCAGTTGGCAATGGAACACAACTTGCAGAAGCAAATCGCCCAACTCCTCTTCGAGTTCGTGATCATCGCGGGATTCGATGGCGTCGATGAGTTCATAGGCCTCCTCGACGGCGTGCCAGCGCAGGGTGTGGTGGTCCTGCTCTCGGTCCCAGGGACAACCGGCAGGGGCGCGCAATCGCGCCATGATGCGCAGCAGGTCGTCGAGGGCGCTGGCCTCCTGTTTGTGCCTTGCAGCGGGAAGTGTGTATTTCCGAGCACGTTTTGATTCCACGCTATTCATCCGCTTTCCCATCGGTCCTCCTTTCGGTTTCTTCACAGTATCACCAGATTATCCCGGTGCACCACCTCGACTCGTTTCAGTCCGCCGGCTTCGATCTGCTCGGAATCGAACCCGGCTATTCCCCGGGCAAACTCTGTGCCGTCGGAGTCGCAGATGCGCACCACCTCTCCGGCGTTGAATTCCCCCTCGCATCGCGCAATGCCGGGAGGGAGGAGGCTCTTGCCATTTTCGCGCAGGGCCTTCTTTGCGCCGGCATCAACAAACAAGGCGCCTTTGGGATAGTGGAAAAAGGCTATCCACCGTTTGCGCCCTTGCAGGCCGGTGGGATGCGGCAGGAAAAGCGTGCCCTCCTCCTGGCCGGCCAGTGCCCGAGCCAGAGCCTGTTTCTTCTTTCCTGATGCAATAACCAGCGGGATGCCCGAGCGCACGGCAATTTTGGCAGCCTGGATTTTGGACGCCATTCCGCCCACAGCCGTTGCGCTGTCAGTGCCTCCGGCTATTCTCTCGATCTTGCTGTCGATTTTTTCAACGAGATGAAGCACTCGAGGATTAGTCCCACCGAAATTCTCCATCAGGCCGTCCACGGTGGTTAGAATGACCAGCAGGTCGGCAGGGAGCAACGAGGCAACCAGCGCCGAAAGTTTATCGTTGTCGCCGAATTTCAATTCAGTAAAGGAAACGACATCGTTCTCATTGACGATAGGGATGACCCCGTGGCGCAACAAACTGACCAGGGTATTGCGCGCGTTGAGGTGCCTTTCATGATGTTCGAGGTCTTCATGGGTCAGAAGGATTTGAGCAACTGCCAGCCCAAAGGCGGCAAAGAGCTTTTCATAAGTGGCCATCAATCGGGATTGGCCCACCGCGGCGCAGGCCTGGAGTTCGGCCAACTCCGAGGGCCTTTTCGCGTAGCCCAGCAATCCCATCCCCGAACCCACGGCCCCCGAGGAGACGAGCACGATTTCTTTGCCTGCTTTTCGCTGGTCGGCGATTTGACCCGCCAACTGCTCCATTTGGGCCAGGTCCGGCGCCTTCCGGCTGTCGGTCAGAACACCGGTACCCAGCTTGACCACGATGCGCGTGGCGCTTTTGACGAGGCTCGAACGCACGCCCTGTTTGCTAACAAAGCCCTGCCGCCCTGTCGAGGCGCTTGTCTGGCAAATTTGACATTGACGACCGCCCTGATTTTCTTAGCGTTCGAATCCATGCGCGAACCATCACTTGATTTTCTGAGAAGACTGGTCAATACGCCCAGTCCTGTGGGCCACGAGGCGCGCGGGCAACGGGTTTGGCTCGATTACGCCCGCGAGTTTGCCGATGAGACCTTCTCTGATACTTATGGCAACTGCGTGGCTGTGCTCAATAAGGGCGGGGCCCCGCGCCTGATGCTGTCAGGCCACGCCGATGAAATCGCCATGGCTGTTAATTTTATCAATGACGAGGGTTTTGTTTATGTGCGAAAGATGGGTGGTGTGGACGCGGCGATCACCAAGGCCCAGCGCGTGTTGATCCACACCCGCACCGGGCCGCTCAAGGGCGTGGTCGGCAATGTCGCTCCTCATCTGATGCGAGAGGAAAAGGACGCCAAACCACCCAAAATACACGAGCTGTTCATCGATATCGGCGCCAGCAGTCGAAAAGAAGCAGAGAAACTGGTGCGAGTCGGGGACCCAATTACCCTGGCGGACGAATTTGACCTGTTGCGCAATGATTTGGCGGTCGCTCGCGCGTTTGATAATCGGGTTGGGACCTTTGCCGTGGCGGAGGCGCTGAGGTTATTACGTGAATCCAAGCGCAAATTGCAGGCAGAGGTCTGCGCTGTTTCCAACGTGCAGGAGGAAGTGGGTCTATTGGGCGCGCGGCAGATAGCCTACTCGCTCAAGCCGGACATTGCGCTGGTGGTGGATGTTACCCATGCGACCGATTACCCTACGGTCAACAAACCGCAGCACGGAGATGTGAAAGTGGGAAGAGGCCCCGCCATTACGCATGGCGGCTGCAATCATCCCGAAGTCGTTGCCCGCATCGAACAGGCCGCCAGGAGCAAGAAGATAGCGTTGCAACACGAGGCGATGTCCGCCAGCAGCGGGACCGATACCGATGCGATCTTCTGGACGCGCGGTGGGATAGCCAGCGCCCTCATCAGCCTGCCCAACCGCTACATGCATTCGCCCGTCGAGGTCGTCAGCCTGGCGGACCTGGAGAAAATCCCCGAATTGCTCGCGGCCTTTGCCTTATCGTTGAAAAAAGGTGAGGGGTTCAAGGTGAAGATTTAGCCGGGCGGGCTCTCCATTGAGGCCCGAACTGCATGGTTGTCGGCTTTGGACTTCAGAATCCTCCGGTTACGCCTACTCCTTGCGTCCCTTCCAAGGCTTGGAAGCGTAAAAGCGTTTGATCTTCCATTCCTTGTAGTACTCCCAACAAAAATAACCCACAACAACTGCCAAAATGGGCAGGAGGGCCAGAAGCAATTTTTTGCTCGAGCCCTTGAATTGGAACTGAGGGGCCAGCGCCGCTGCCAATAACAAGTTTTTCATGCCTTCTATCGCCAAAATCGTACGCTCAAAGGAAAAAGCCCTTCCCCAAGTGTGATGGGAAGCCATCCTTGTCCCGCCGCTGCGGAACAATGCTGAAACGTTTAACAGGCGCCTGGAACACGTCAAGCCGAAAAGGCCAGGCGCATCTTTGCGTACCGGTCCTGCGAAGCGTCGTGGACTGCGCCAATCCTCCACCACTTTTAGGGGGTGAATTTCTGCTGGAGGTTTGAACCCTGGGGGGTGGGTCTGTCACATTTTCTTGATTTACTAGTGAGATGTGTTATGCTTTTTTTCCCAAAGGGAAACCTATGCGTTATCTGGCCAAGACGTGTCTCATCGGCAAGCCTGTTCCTCTTTTCAGGAAGCAAGGATGCCACAGTGTCCTTCACGCCTTCACGTTAATCGAACTGCTGGTCGTCATTGCCATCATTGCAATACTGGCGGCGTTGCTCTTGCCGGTCATTTCCAAGGCCAAAACAAAGGCCCAGGCTACCGCGTGCGTCAGCAAATTAAAACAGTGGGGATTGGCCTTTAAAATGTACGCGGATGATGCCGGGGACAAAGTCCCTGAGGAAGGGGATGTCGTGGTGCCGATCACCGATCGAATTAATGTGGATGCCTGGTACAACGCAATCCCGCCTACCATGAAGCAGCCGCCCCTAACCAATCTCTACCTCGCCAATCCAATCGCTTCTCCGGTGCCCGCAAGCCAGTCGCTCTTTGCCTGT
The sequence above is a segment of the Verrucomicrobiia bacterium genome. Coding sequences within it:
- a CDS encoding M42 family metallopeptidase, encoding MREPSLDFLRRLVNTPSPVGHEARGQRVWLDYAREFADETFSDTYGNCVAVLNKGGAPRLMLSGHADEIAMAVNFINDEGFVYVRKMGGVDAAITKAQRVLIHTRTGPLKGVVGNVAPHLMREEKDAKPPKIHELFIDIGASSRKEAEKLVRVGDPITLADEFDLLRNDLAVARAFDNRVGTFAVAEALRLLRESKRKLQAEVCAVSNVQEEVGLLGARQIAYSLKPDIALVVDVTHATDYPTVNKPQHGDVKVGRGPAITHGGCNHPEVVARIEQAARSKKIALQHEAMSASSGTDTDAIFWTRGGIASALISLPNRYMHSPVEVVSLADLEKIPELLAAFALSLKKGEGFKVKI
- a CDS encoding prepilin-type N-terminal cleavage/methylation domain-containing protein produces the protein MRYLAKTCLIGKPVPLFRKQGCHSVLHAFTLIELLVVIAIIAILAALLLPVISKAKTKAQATACVSKLKQWGLAFKMYADDAGDKVPEEGDVVVPITDRINVDAWYNAIPPTMKQPPLTNLYLANPIASPVPASQSLFACPTCAPPDPANGFENPPTVKKAFFMYGENGRLCINKATRPGGVGQTKISQVLKPAETILIGETDPNSKENDNVAQSNVTSQYSVARHDQRGNMAMCDGGVRSGRTNDFKFDATVSNNAKSEWAVERKFHWYPSPDTPN
- the proB gene encoding glutamate 5-kinase; translation: MRSSLVKSATRIVVKLGTGVLTDSRKAPDLAQMEQLAGQIADQRKAGKEIVLVSSGAVGSGMGLLGYAKRPSELAELQACAAVGQSRLMATYEKLFAAFGLAVAQILLTHEDLEHHERHLNARNTLVSLLRHGVIPIVNENDVVSFTELKFGDNDKLSALVASLLPADLLVILTTVDGLMENFGGTNPRVLHLVEKIDSKIERIAGGTDSATAVGGMASKIQAAKIAVRSGIPLVIASGKKKQALARALAGQEEGTLFLPHPTGLQGRKRWIAFFHYPKGALFVDAGAKKALRENGKSLLPPGIARCEGEFNAGEVVRICDSDGTEFARGIAGFDSEQIEAGGLKRVEVVHRDNLVIL
- a CDS encoding MazG family protein, which gives rise to MESKRARKYTLPAARHKQEASALDDLLRIMARLRAPAGCPWDREQDHHTLRWHAVEEAYELIDAIESRDDHELEEELGDLLLQVVFHCQLARERGAFDFENVTRHIADKLVRRHPHVFGDAQVKDVDEVWANWDKIKRAEKHGTVRARPSVLDGIPKHLPALMRAEKLVKKARRANLAPAAPVANRSRRRLANELFELVTCAQSKGWSAEDLLRSETERRERAWRKVESARLSNPQR
- a CDS encoding protease pro-enzyme activation domain-containing protein → MPGWRSASGAVLVAASLAVFASGGPERQVLPGHVPPAVSRLKVQRALAGQERLQLALGLPLRDKAGLTNFLRDLYNPVSPRYGQFLTAEQFTERFGPSLPDYQRVIEFARTNGFSVMATHPNRLVLDVTAPVADIEKAFGIRLNVYQHPSEARTFYAPDANPSVPVSVPILDVSGLDNFVLPHPMDLKPAPLDQVVSNATGSGPGGDFLGRDFRAAYAPGVSLTGVGQVIGLFQFGPYFSNDIPVYEQATGLPITIIVTNVLLDGFTGVPAPGADDGEEALDIEMAMSMAPGAVIVVYEGNSAYDIFNRMATDNLAKQMSCSWGFSPPPSGMDNIFLEFAAQGQTLFVASGDGGAYNSSQTIFSPADDPNITSVGGTSLTTSGAGGPWQSESAWGGSGGGWSAAYAIPTWQQGLNMSANHGSTTRRNLPDVAMLAEPMIYFVFKNGQSGTVGGTSAASPLWGGFMALVNQQAAANGKPPLGFLNPVIYSLGRSAGYAASFHDITAGQNTNAGSPTNYYAVAGYDLCTGWGTPNGANFINALAGPNDPLQITPGIGFVAATPYGSPFRPVSLDLSLTNTGTASLDWSLGNTSVWLNASSPGGTIPAGGPASVVTVTLKTATATNMVAGNYYANVWFTNLSSGIVQSRLFTLVVSSANWPLMMTGFNAGIIVPNNATPANPQATGFDIANGYCFYQAGLNTNSSVASGSGGQGFPQSGSFTSLLDNMTVFQFGPYGATNALMLGYTYPNSGTLALANPQSFNSLAILAASANANSSSLGALVVHFTDGTSSQSFNLNAQDWYNATGNVALEGFGRLKLGTNPFSTENPGAYNPSLYQTTVNLAALGLNQPVASITFTKPTGGTTLDTAVLAVSGAIMPAEVNITQQPQSITNTVASQGVTFAVTAMGEAALAYQWYFSPSGYPGTYATMSGQNSASLALNPVLTTNNAGSYYAVVTNSYNAVASAVATLTIFRAPVITRQPAPANLALFAGQTLRLTVAANAAQPLAYSWNFNGTAIAGANSASYALTPVQTINSGIYSVVLTNAFGAVTSSPVSLVVQAAPTYPLAQAVLADHPIAYWPLDELSGAVAHDYVGGKNGVYSRVLLNQPGDNLIDTRPAARFGGLSSYNSCVTNIPIDFATSANAAFSVEAWVNGGAQNNDNGLVTKGTGAGGEQFNLDCGAANHGFRFFVRDAGGGAHLANGSAIPNNKWRHLVGVCDEINAKVILYVDGVSNASGTITAGSGLLASVNPASIGSRQSGAATAYDLQFVGTMEEVAVYNYALSATRVQAHFKAATNRPPVWSVNPFSQPALDAGQGISGTVSTNASDPNGDAITFAKANGPGWLSVAANGTLSGTPLSADIGTNVFLVSATDPGGLSSTATLDIAVNPGPPINAAFSLETTNLLLSWNGGIGPYSIQMATNLDNPNWQTILTMFSATNLVLTPSNAAGFYRIIGQ